The DNA segment GCTCTTATCATGCCTTGATTCTTCTGAGGTAAATATCCAGGTTTTATACTTCTCTGAGGTTTTAACAATATCACAGGACAAAGGTATCCTGAGCTTAGAATCAAGAATAATACGGACAGGAGTCCTGTTTGACTTCAATACCCTTGGTACAAGTAAAGGATTATCGGTAATAACCGTATTAATGCCAACCATTATACCATCCGTCATGGACCGCAGTCTGTTTACATATTTTCTCGATTCTTCATTTGAAATCCATTTCGAATCGCATGTTTTCGTAGCAATTTTACCATCAAGGCTTACAGCGGCCTTCATGGTGAAAAAGGGTCTCTTTTTTTCCATATAAACAACAAACGATTCATTTAACTTTCGTGCTTCCTCTTCAAGAAGGCCTACTTTTATATCAATATCTGCCTTTCTCAGCGCTTCAACGCCTTTTCCGTTTACATTCGGATTCGGGTCAAGCATTGAGATTACTACCTTTTTAATCCCTGCCTTTTTAATTGCATCAACACAGGGGGGTGTTCTTCCGGTATGCGTACATGGCTCGAGATTTATATAAAGCGCCGAACCCAGCGCCTCTCCTTTCGCATCGGCAATAGCATTCACCTCTGCATGAGGAAGGCCTGCCTTTTTATGATAACCCTTACCGATGATCTTTTTCGATTTTACTAAAACCGCGCCTACCATCGGATTCGGGGATGTTGAACCAATACCTCTTTTAGCAAGGGAAAGCGCCATGCGCATATATTCTTCTTCTTTCACATCATTAACCCCTCAATTGACTCTTTACTATTGTTCCCCTTTTTTTATGAGAAGGTCTTTCAACTCTTCCATAAACTCATTTATATCCCTGAACTGCCTGTATACTGAAGCGAATCTTACATATGCCACTTCATCAAGCTTTCTTAGCTCTTCCATCACCATTTCGCCAATCTCTGCACCTTTTATTTCCCTCTCGCCCTTTTCGAGGAGATTATACTCAATCCGTGAGACTATTTTTTCAAGATTCGTTATACTGATTGGCCTCTTCTCGCATGCCTTCTTTAAGCCATTTAAAATTTTTGCCCTGTCAAAAACTTCCCTCCGCCCATCTTTTTTTATAACAAGGGGAAGGCCTTCTTCAATCCGCTCAGCTGTGGTAAAGCGTTTTCCGCATTTAAGACACTCCCGGCGCCTTCGTATGGCATCCAGTTCCTTGCTTACTCTTGAATCAAGGACTTTACTCTCTGAATCATCACAGTAAGGACATTTCATGTTTTCATTTCCACTTTCTTCAAAACTATTCCCGATTCATTTACAAGTTCCATGGCGAGATCATCAGAATAACCGTCAAGATAAAAAACCCTTGTAATCCCGGCGTTGATAATCATTTTTATGCATATTGAACATGGAAGGTGTGTCGAATAGATGTCGGCTCCATTTATACTGACACCGTGGTATGCAGCCTGAATGATGGCATTCTGTTCGGCATGTAAGCCTCTGCATAACTCATGTCTCTCTCCTGATGCTACATTTAATCTTTCCCGCAAGCATCCGGAGTCGATGCAATGTGTTAAACCAATTGGGGCACCATTATAACCGGTTGAGAGAATTCTTTTGTCTTTTACCGCTACTGCCCCGACATTTCTTCTTTTACATGTAGACCTTTTCGATACTATTCCCGCAATCTCCATGAAGTAAACATCCCATGTAGGGCGATCTTTTTTCATATCTGATATATGCGGGAATAAAAGGGGAACTTCTTACATAAGGCTTTTACTTCTTCTTTTATTTCAAGGTGTAACGATTCATTGTCAATTTCTTTCAATGCTCTATCGATGAGATCACATATTAATTCCATCTCGTTTTCTTTCATCCCTCGGGTTGTTATTGCCGGAGTCCCTATTCTGATACCGCTTGCCACATTAGGGCTCTTGGTATCAAAGGGGATCAGGTTTTTATTCACCATAATACCGCTTCTCTCAAGGGCCTCCTGTGCCACCATTCCCGTTATTCCCTTGCTTGACAACAGGTCGACGAGAAAAAGATGATTGTCGGTTCCGCCTGACACCATTCTGTAACCACGCTTTTGCATGCAGTTACTCAGGTATTTAGCATTACGTATGATCTGTGCCTGATATTCTTTGAACTCCTCACTCATGGCATTTTTTAACGCAACGGCCTTTGCGGCAATCACATGCATGAGTGGCCCGCCCTGGATACCAGGAAAAACAGCAGAGTCAATTTTTTTTGCAAATTGTTTTTTGCAGAGTATCAAGCCTCCCCGTGGTCCACGGAGCGTTTTGTGTGTCGTTGTAGTAACAAAATCTGCATATTCTACGGGGCTCTGGTGCC comes from the Pseudomonadota bacterium genome and includes:
- the ribD gene encoding bifunctional diaminohydroxyphosphoribosylaminopyrimidine deaminase/5-amino-6-(5-phosphoribosylamino)uracil reductase RibD; protein product: MKEEEYMRMALSLAKRGIGSTSPNPMVGAVLVKSKKIIGKGYHKKAGLPHAEVNAIADAKGEALGSALYINLEPCTHTGRTPPCVDAIKKAGIKKVVISMLDPNPNVNGKGVEALRKADIDIKVGLLEEEARKLNESFVVYMEKKRPFFTMKAAVSLDGKIATKTCDSKWISNEESRKYVNRLRSMTDGIMVGINTVITDNPLLVPRVLKSNRTPVRIILDSKLRIPLSCDIVKTSEKYKTWIFTSEESRHDKSSKLSSLGVEIIGVPKEESGRVSLKHVCEELYRREIVNVLVEGGGETNSSLLREGLMDKILLFYAPIIIGGKGALNLIGGKGIDFLKDAHKIDISAIKRFKEDIYIEGYVHRDY
- the nrdR gene encoding transcriptional regulator NrdR, with product MKCPYCDDSESKVLDSRVSKELDAIRRRRECLKCGKRFTTAERIEEGLPLVIKKDGRREVFDRAKILNGLKKACEKRPISITNLEKIVSRIEYNLLEKGEREIKGAEIGEMVMEELRKLDEVAYVRFASVYRQFRDINEFMEELKDLLIKKGEQ
- a CDS encoding cytidine/deoxycytidylate deaminase family protein, whose protein sequence is MKKDRPTWDVYFMEIAGIVSKRSTCKRRNVGAVAVKDKRILSTGYNGAPIGLTHCIDSGCLRERLNVASGERHELCRGLHAEQNAIIQAAYHGVSINGADIYSTHLPCSICIKMIINAGITRVFYLDGYSDDLAMELVNESGIVLKKVEMKT
- a CDS encoding serine hydroxymethyltransferase, which encodes MKLAEKDSEIYRLIRKETEREEYSLILIASENYVDEEILEAQGCVLTNKYAEGYPTKRYYSGCTFYDEIEDIAIERAKALFKAEHANVQPHSGSSANMAVFYAVLNIGDTILGMDIAHGGHLTHGAKVSFSGKFYRALGYTVSSKDEILDYDEIRRIALREKPKMIIAGASAYPRIIDFKKFREIADEAGAYLMADIAHIAGLVVAGWHQSPVEYADFVTTTTHKTLRGPRGGLILCKKQFAKKIDSAVFPGIQGGPLMHVIAAKAVALKNAMSEEFKEYQAQIIRNAKYLSNCMQKRGYRMVSGGTDNHLFLVDLLSSKGITGMVAQEALERSGIMVNKNLIPFDTKSPNVASGIRIGTPAITTRGMKENEMELICDLIDRALKEIDNESLHLEIKEEVKALCKKFPFYSRIYQI